Sequence from the Rutidosis leptorrhynchoides isolate AG116_Rl617_1_P2 chromosome 3, CSIRO_AGI_Rlap_v1, whole genome shotgun sequence genome:
ttataattataataatataatatataatctaGAATCTAGAATATAAAAGATCAAAACAATTACTTTGAAGGATTTGAATCTTGTCAAGTTATTTTTAATATGATGGATCATGTTATGACTAGGAATGACAATGGATcgaatatggatcgggtgatgtcaTATTCACATTCATATCTATTTAATTTTTGTTCATTCATATCCGTATTCATATTCGTTTATTTttatttcatccatccatatccatatccaatggattaaacgggttaatggatatccattggatattcaGTAAAATATTAATCTAACGAAgattttgaaaattaaatataaattataacatgTAAATTTATAATCTTTATGTTTTAGTTTGttacacatgttttgattgttatttGTCGTTGAATGTGATTTCAATTAAGCAAAATACATTACCATGTAAGTAAATATATGTTTAAACTAATAAAAATATGTAaggtttaatattattaataacaatttagTAATTGTAACTTTTATAAcccttatttttgttaataattttaaaatttataagttatatctatatttatatcgatatgtagatgtatatACCTATATTTTAGtacgtattatatatatttaaaattataagttatatctatatttatatcgatatgtagatgtatatACCTATATtttagtacatatatatatatatatatatatatatatatatatatatatatatatatatatatatatatatatatatatatatatatatatatatatatatatatatatagatgtatttcgggtgataatggatatatccataGATTATATATTGTCATTGACATTTGATCCACAAAATATTTAGACCATcaatattcatatccatatccatttatcgtCTATTtaaatcatccatatccattataaatggatcAGATCAGATGAATATCTATAGATGAAATATTCATTGCTATCCCTGATTAGGACTAGTAAGATTTGTGAGAAAAATATAAAGTGAACCCTCTAGCCCTCTCTTATAAGTTTTTTGTACATGTATGTAACATATGTCGATACgtattcatacttccaaaataattaataaaatcctagaaattaaaattaaaaaagaaaacccGCACATATTACATGGGAAAAGAAACCACCGTATTATATTTTAACAAGTTTTCATCGACTTCAATAAAATACAATTAAAAAATGCAATTGCAAGCACCGACTACTTTGTTTATTGCACTGAACCCGGACGTGTATATCACCAAGGAAGTAATAAAATAGCACCAAAAGAAAATCCAAAAGAAATGATGATTAATTAATGGAGTAATATAATATATAGTAAAAAAATTAACCATTTTGATAATAAAACAAATCAATATTCCATATGTCATAATCATAatactgtaaaatataaaatacattaTTACACCACCATAACCGAATAAAAATACTTCGAAAGGTCACCGACACTACTTCATAGCCATATTCCCATATTCCCCTGCTTTTATAATTTTTTGTTGTCACAAGTGTAAAATAACAAAAATGTAATCTTGTATATTTATACCGTTAATTCAACAAACCGTACACGGCTACTCTACCGTACAAGAATTTTTCAAAGAAATTGGCGCAACGGGCGCATTCAGGACCTTTGATGGTCTATAAACAATCGCACAAGACACTTTTTTGTAAAACTTAGGCTTAACCAATTTTCCTAGCACGTACGCCTTTGCCTTAACCGTGAAATTTAGGTTCAATGGAACAGGTGCAGTCAGTTTACCATTTTCGCTACTCCAATTCACTCCTCCACCGTACAATGGCACACCAACGCCTCTCACGTTCACGCTCACAATCCTTTGACCTTTTCTTGACTGATAAAATTTCTTGATCTGTGTTTTATAATGTAAATATAAACTAAAGTAAAGCTGGCAAATGTAAATTGTTGTGATTTAAGGTTAAGATTAATCTGTTACTTACATTTCCAGTGGCTAATGTCAACTCAGTGTAAGCTAGATCAACTAATGTGGATGATACATGAACCCCAAAGAATGTACCTCGGTTTCGAAAATTGAATTTAATTGTGGCGTTTAATGTCACCATTTCAGTAGCAACTCCGGATGCATCTGCCCCCGCATTGACTACAAACTGATCAAATGCAATACTCTGCACAAAGAATAAAAAAAGCTCCAAATTCATACTTGTATAATTGAAACCTTTTCTTACGTCTGAATCGATATTATTCTATTCCAATTCCTTTTCGATACGCCTCAAAGAAAATCTCGAATTGAATTAGAGCATTTAATTTAAAAAGTCGAGATAATATCTAATTGACTTAGAGCATTTAATATATTAAGTCTACTAGTACTATTTAAGATTTTAAGTTATGATCACATTATATATGAAAATGATGcaagttataaactactaaatgtGCATAAAATATTATACTGAATAATTATGTAATCAGTCAATTGGTTACTAACTTATTATGAGATTCACTAATTTACTACCTACAAAAATGATTCATAAATtcatgtgtatatgtaaatatgtaaAAAAGTTAAAAGGTAAGGTTTAAAAAGAGTAGTGATTTACCCTCATTGTGATGACAGGCTTTTGAGGTCTGGCGGCGCCCCACAAAACAAGAGCAAAAAAGGTAAATAAGACAAAGAATCCAACAACAAAGGCCAGAAAATAACATCTCCGAGGAATAATCCCTTTCCGACCACCTTCATCGTACAAACCTTCTTCCTCAATCGCGTCAAATCCCTTTTCACCTTTCCTATGATGTTGATGTTGGCTGCCTTTTCTGGATCCGGGTCGGAGCGACCCGGAATATCTGGTAGATGAAGAGTTCCGTGATTGACGGCCGGGTGATCCACTTGGACTCAACACAGGCGTTGAGTGAAATGAATTAGTAGTTTTTTCACCATCGTGCGAGTCACGTGACGGACTTTGTACGTAATATACCGGTCGACGTGGCGGTGATGATCTTGTTGGTGATGATGCGGTTAAACTTGTTACCTCTGAATCTGCCTTTCCGTTCATCGACATTTTTGTTTCTATTTAAttgataataattaaattaaataaaataaattcaGATGATTTTGAACACTGGATCTAGTGCAGTTGTAGTACTACTAGTGGTTACCGAGTGTTTGatgaatgtatatgtatatgtatcttctTAGAAACATGTTACATGTGATTGGGGTGGTTGGTTTTAAGCTGGACTTTAGTGGTTTTGTATATAGTAATACTACGTTGTAATTAATAGGACAAACAAAACAGGAAGATTGAAGAAAGCAAGACATgttaatactccgtaatgattagttataatataatataataataatgataatgataatgattaaattaataagtgttataaaatatctagactgtgttataaaatatctagattggatgttaattttattattattatattttttgcatagtaatattttatactataaatagacatgtatggtaaccatttaaggtgcaccatttctcttgaaatatcaatatcaacatttcttctctcttttttctctctttgttcttataaccactaaaggtagttataagcctactgaattataacacgttatcagcacgaaaagcttagtgtaattaaaagatatctcaaacgatcacgaatcactaatcaaggtatgaaattattaataattttcagactcgaatatatcaaattttggactactaacatttatatttatgttatttaagttatatatggtcggttataccacctgaattatatttctgtaatctaacttttactaacttcactaacatttatatttatgttatttaagttatatatggtcggttataccacctgaattatattttctgtaatctaactcttattaacttcactaacatttatatttatgttaataagacctcatgattgtacgcaacacgtcatttgacaacacggtactttatgtacgcaacacgtcatttgacaacacggtaccatgggtcgagattaattccgatcaatacgaatacgacggggtctttatatgttatctaacatttatgattacttatgcaattaatcattatttatttcatgcatactaatgtttattcttaaatttataattttaaaagttaaaataaaaaaatagtttgtatttttattaaaagtaaatcttaaaagttaaaataagaaaaagtagtttgtacttttattaaaagtaaatcttaaaagttaaaatacaaaaagtagtttgtatttttattaaaagtaaatcttaaaagttaaaataagaaaaagtagtttgtatttttattaaaagtatatcttaaaagttaaagtaagaaaaaaaaagggatggtaaaatggaatagttttttgtcaaaaatgaagtattgaaaatgaagtggtctccttctataactaaaaaaaatatatacttttatcaaatgaatttttttgtggccgacaatttcaaacacgagtccgtgtttagtttatcaagaatatctcttgctttggtgaaaggtcacgatcacgatatcaggtgttgtgaaagaattaaaaaattggtcaagtggccttttaaaaactagaaaaaaatttaaacaaaaatttttttttatatatttataatttacgggtaacgtaaaaaaaaggtcgttgtgcgttttcgggatgatagccgaaatacacttacaaaagtaggtcagccgtcaattctttatggccatatcaacgtagatcaataaaatcatttatggttttgataaaagattaattaaaaattaattgttttttggtcttggattctcggtaacaaaagcaaaggttgtttttggttgccacaacaaacaagacagaggttgttgacttttgttgttaaacatggcacaagtgaacaataacaatagattattgtttttgaaaagaataatgatgcgttaattttattgtataaaataaaattaaagaaaatggttttcattgatgactatgaacaaacacaaacaaagtatttgtggtatttggtgattaaaaatattGACTTAGAGCGAATTATATGACATCTTGAATTCAGGCTTTTGAATTCTTTTCATATTCTATATATACGATGTGCGtagtatattattaattattaaatatacaCATTATTAAAGTGCTACATAGTGTAAAGTTTCAATTATTTTCACATGCATGTActatttattataaatatgattaccAATTACCAATTACCAATTAATGTCTTACATTATTATATTATTTGAATCTACGGAAGGAAGTAACTGGTACACACATAGTGAAAAGGTAATGTGTCAGTAAATTCATTAATGTAAAAAGTTAAAACCATGTTATGTACTCCACCACTGTTGAACTTCGTAGAGCACGATGAATTGAAGAAGGTTGTAGATTTGAATTACTAGCATAaaataatgtgcaaggtacaacgtataactatatggtcaaattcatttgagccttcggagtcacaagtatatgatgtatatatatattactcaattaacaaaatagtaaatctaaattaattcatatgaatagtaaaacgaaattaattaatttactattcacataaaaaagcgcatatgataaaaagcgcatcgcatatgataagcgcatatgataaaaaacgaatatgatgaaaagcacaacgcatatgatgaaaatcgcatatgattaaaagcgcatatggtgaaaaacacagcgcatatgattaaaagcgtatatggtgaaaaggatatatgataaaaaaaaaaaaacacatatggtgatttataaaaaaaaaaaaaaaaacacatatggtgattaatggaaagcacatatggtgattaatgaaaagtatattgtgaaaaaaaatcacaaatgtttcttgaaagaattcaaggtaagatatatgaaccaattcatccatcatgtgaaccattttgatatttcatggttctaatagacgcatctagcggatggtctcatatttgtatgttatcaagccgtaatatggcatttgcaaagtttcttgcacaaattattaaattgagaacacattattctgattacaccattaaaaggatgagacttgataatgctggtgagttaacatctcaagcatttaatgatcattatatatctacagggattgttgttgaacatccagttgctcatgtgcatacacaaaattggtttagctgaatcaatagataaacgcttacagctaataactagacaattgataatgagtacaaatctctcaatatttatatgtggacatgtaaatttacatgctgcgacattaattcgcattataccatgtggaagtaataaatattttcacttaatacttgattttggccaaaagccaaatattttctaccttaaaacattggttgtgcagtgtatgttccaattgtatcaccacaacacaataaaatggttcttcaaagaaagatgataatatattttggatataaaacatcttcaatcataagatatattgaacccatgatgggtgatgtttttacagcacgttttgctgattgtcattttaataaaacattgttccctagattagggggagaaataaaaataaaaaataaaatgatgcttcatgatgtgaacatcaattaaggtatattgaactcgcacaaaagaatgtgaaacgaaagttcaaaaataatgcatatgcaagaacttgcaaattaattactttatgcatttacagatataaaaaagtgactaaatcatatataccagcgataaatgctccagctcgaactgaaattccaaaatctggcaataatgtcactgttgagtctttgccacgcatcaaacgtggaagatcaattggttccgaagataaaaatcctcgaaaaagaaaatcagctgataatgaggtaagagaaagtgttcaagaagaaccacaaatcaatattccttctgcagaggatattgataaatgtaaatactaaaattgcgataaattatgcaatattatggaaccgaaatgaaactaaaatctctatgagatattttcatataatgttacaatgacatcatgaataaagatgatgatatggaactaaaatctgtcattgaatatacaaaatggacatgattgagctcaatggaaaggagcaataagagctgaattagaatcgctcgataaaagaaaagttttcggatcaatcgttatcacttttaaagatgtgaaacgtatgggatacaaatgaatttttatccgaaaagaaatgtgcaaatgaagttacaaggcaaaactagacttgtaactcaatattttccacaaagaccagaaatgaattaggaggaaaaattatcctcctgtaatggatacaattacttattagatacttaatcaacctggtagttatttaaatgcatctcatgaatgttgttactacttatctgtatggatcacttaatagtgatatatatatgaatata
This genomic interval carries:
- the LOC139900149 gene encoding uncharacterized protein, with translation MNGKADSEVTSLTASSPTRSSPPRRPVYYVQSPSRDSHDGEKTTNSFHSTPVLSPSGSPGRQSRNSSSTRYSGSLRPGSRKGSQHQHHRKGEKGFDAIEEEGLYDEGGRKGIIPRRCYFLAFVVGFFVLFTFFALVLWGAARPQKPVITMRSIAFDQFVVNAGADASGVATEMVTLNATIKFNFRNRGTFFGVHVSSTLVDLAYTELTLATGNIKKFYQSRKGQRIVSVNVRGVGVPLYGGGVNWSSENGKLTAPVPLNLNFTVKAKAYVLGKLVKPKFYKKVSCAIVYRPSKVLNAPVAPISLKNSCTVE